A portion of the Acidisoma sp. PAMC 29798 genome contains these proteins:
- a CDS encoding copper-transporting P-type ATPase encodes MTKGAILSQQHHPNLAGKATASTAANAIYTCPMHPQIRHNGPGNCPICGMTLEPVVVTSEAAPNLELRDMTRRFWIGLVLTLPVFILEMGSHIPRLGLPRLVPEQWSIWIQFVLATPVVFWAGWPFFQRGWASLRSGHLNMFTLVALGAGSAYLYSLVATFAPDLFPAGFRVMGGTVAVYYEAAAVITVLVLLGQVLELRARDQTGGAIRALLNLAPKTARRLREGADDEEIALDQVQVGDRLRVRPGDGVPVDGTVQEGKSAVDESMVTGESMPSPKEAGDKVIGGTVNGSGSLVMRAEAVGAGGMLSRIVAMVADAQRSRAPIQKLADTVAGYFVPAVLGIAVIAFIAWAVVGPAPALAFALVAAVSVVIIACPCALGLATPMSIMVAMGKGAGAGVLIKSAESLERMEKVDTLVVDKTGTLTEGKPRVTSIIPASGLTEDDVLRLAVSLERSSEHPLATAVMAAAKEKNIAAEESTDFSSVTGKGVTGKVGGRLVALGNAKLMAGQNVDVGDLARKADLLRGSGATVLFVAIDGKAGGIIAIADPIKATTRSALDSLRSDGIHVVMLTGDNRTTAQAVANQLGIEDVEADVLPEDKSRIVKKLRAAGKIVAMAGDGVNDAPALAEADVGIAMGTGTEVAIQSASVTLVKGDLAGIARARALSRMTMRNIRQNLVFAFAYNAIGIPVAAGVLYPTFGILLSPVVAALAMSLSSVSVIGNALRLRAAHL; translated from the coding sequence ATGACCAAAGGCGCGATTCTCAGCCAGCAGCACCATCCCAACCTAGCAGGAAAGGCGACAGCGTCGACCGCTGCCAATGCGATCTACACCTGCCCCATGCATCCGCAGATACGCCACAATGGGCCGGGCAACTGCCCAATCTGCGGCATGACGTTGGAGCCCGTCGTTGTGACCAGCGAGGCGGCCCCTAATCTTGAACTGCGCGACATGACGCGGCGCTTCTGGATTGGCCTGGTGCTGACCCTACCCGTGTTCATCTTGGAGATGGGCAGCCATATTCCGAGGTTGGGCCTCCCCCGCCTCGTGCCCGAGCAATGGTCGATCTGGATCCAGTTCGTCCTGGCGACACCAGTCGTATTCTGGGCCGGATGGCCGTTCTTCCAGCGCGGGTGGGCGTCGCTGCGGTCCGGGCATCTGAACATGTTCACGTTGGTCGCACTCGGTGCGGGGTCCGCTTACCTCTACAGTTTAGTCGCGACCTTCGCGCCTGATCTGTTCCCGGCCGGGTTCCGGGTGATGGGGGGAACGGTTGCCGTCTACTACGAGGCCGCCGCGGTCATTACCGTTCTCGTGCTCCTCGGCCAGGTGTTGGAGTTGCGGGCGCGCGACCAGACCGGGGGCGCCATTCGCGCGCTGCTCAACCTTGCGCCTAAGACCGCGCGAAGGCTGCGCGAGGGTGCGGATGATGAGGAAATTGCCCTTGACCAGGTGCAGGTCGGCGACCGCCTGCGCGTGCGACCCGGTGACGGCGTACCCGTGGACGGAACGGTCCAGGAAGGCAAAAGCGCCGTCGACGAATCGATGGTCACGGGCGAGTCCATGCCGTCACCCAAGGAGGCTGGGGACAAAGTCATTGGCGGCACAGTAAACGGCTCCGGGTCGCTGGTCATGCGCGCCGAGGCGGTCGGCGCAGGCGGCATGCTGTCCCGCATCGTCGCCATGGTCGCCGATGCGCAGCGCAGCCGGGCACCGATCCAGAAGCTGGCCGACACGGTGGCGGGCTATTTCGTCCCCGCGGTCCTCGGCATCGCCGTCATCGCTTTCATAGCCTGGGCGGTGGTGGGACCAGCGCCTGCCCTTGCCTTCGCGCTGGTCGCGGCTGTTTCGGTCGTCATCATCGCTTGCCCCTGTGCGCTGGGACTGGCCACGCCGATGTCGATCATGGTCGCGATGGGCAAGGGTGCCGGGGCGGGCGTGCTCATCAAGTCGGCGGAGAGCCTGGAGCGCATGGAGAAGGTCGACACGTTGGTTGTGGACAAAACCGGCACGCTGACCGAGGGCAAGCCCCGTGTCACCTCGATCATTCCCGCCTCTGGGTTGACCGAAGACGACGTGCTGCGACTGGCTGTGAGCCTTGAGCGGTCGAGCGAGCACCCGCTTGCGACCGCTGTCATGGCCGCGGCCAAGGAGAAGAACATCGCGGCCGAAGAGTCGACCGACTTCAGTTCGGTGACGGGCAAGGGTGTCACTGGCAAGGTCGGAGGCCGGCTGGTGGCGCTCGGCAACGCCAAACTGATGGCGGGACAGAATGTTGACGTAGGCGACCTCGCTAGGAAGGCAGACTTGCTTCGCGGCTCCGGCGCCACCGTTCTCTTCGTAGCCATCGATGGCAAGGCGGGGGGCATCATCGCGATCGCCGACCCGATCAAGGCAACTACTCGGTCCGCGCTCGACAGCCTGCGATCTGATGGTATCCACGTCGTCATGCTGACGGGTGACAACAGGACGACAGCACAGGCTGTTGCCAACCAGCTCGGCATCGAGGACGTCGAGGCGGACGTGCTGCCCGAAGACAAGAGCCGTATCGTGAAGAAGCTACGTGCCGCCGGTAAGATCGTCGCGATGGCAGGCGACGGCGTGAACGATGCACCTGCGCTGGCCGAGGCCGACGTGGGAATTGCAATGGGGACGGGCACTGAGGTAGCAATTCAAAGCGCCAGCGTTACGCTGGTGAAGGGTGACCTGGCCGGGATCGCGCGCGCCCGGGCCCTGAGCCGCATGACCATGCGCAATATCCGTCAGAACCTGGTATTTGCCTTCGCCTATAACGCGATCGGCATTCCTGTGGCGGCTGGCGTGCTCTATCCGACCTTCGGCATCCTACTCAGTCCAGTGGTAGCGGCACTGGCGATGTCTCTGAGTTCGGTCTCCGTCATTGGCAATGCCTTGCGCCTGCGGGCTGCCCACCTCTGA
- the pgm gene encoding phosphoglucomutase (alpha-D-glucose-1,6-bisphosphate-dependent) yields MTSHISPLAGKTLDPSLLVNIPRLMTAYFTAKPDPAVAAQRVTFGTSGHRGSAFDHSFNEAHILAISQAICQFRAGEGTEGPLFIGIDTHGLSEAALATAIEVFAANEVDVMIDEKGGYTPTPVISHAILSYNRGRTAGFADGIVITPSHNPPEDGGFKYNPPSGGPADTKATGTIAKIANTLLESALNGVRRIPYDRAIHSPRVHRYDYIGPYVADLANVVDMDAIRASGVTIGIDPLGGASVGYWQPIIERYGIAATIVSDVVDPTFRFMSADWDGKIRMDCSSSYAMTRLIGMRESFDIAFANDTDADRHGIVTKSHGLMKPNHYLAAAISYLFGSRSDWGGKAGIGKTMVSSGIIDRVAGKLNRPLVEVPVGFKWFVDGLTDGSLGFGGEESAGASFLRRDGSVWSTDKDGLILGLLAAEIMAQAKRDPGEIYDGLTGELGTSFYERTDAPATAEQRKRLAALAPDQFTRTSLAGEAVEAKLNTAPGNDAPLGGLKVVTAGGWFAARPSGTEDVYKIYAESFRSDEHLRQIQREAVESTDEMLGSKNH; encoded by the coding sequence ATGACCTCTCACATCAGCCCGCTGGCGGGGAAGACCCTCGATCCGTCACTCCTGGTCAACATCCCACGCCTGATGACGGCTTATTTTACCGCCAAACCGGATCCCGCGGTGGCGGCGCAACGCGTGACCTTCGGTACCTCCGGCCATCGCGGGTCCGCCTTCGATCATTCCTTCAACGAGGCTCATATCCTCGCGATCAGCCAGGCGATCTGCCAATTCCGCGCGGGGGAGGGCACGGAGGGCCCACTCTTTATCGGGATCGACACGCACGGTTTGTCCGAAGCCGCCTTGGCGACGGCCATCGAGGTGTTCGCTGCCAACGAGGTGGACGTGATGATAGACGAGAAGGGTGGCTATACCCCAACCCCCGTGATCTCTCACGCGATCCTCTCCTACAACAGGGGCCGCACGGCGGGCTTCGCGGACGGCATCGTCATCACGCCCTCCCACAACCCGCCGGAGGATGGCGGCTTCAAATACAACCCGCCCTCGGGTGGTCCCGCCGATACGAAGGCGACGGGCACGATTGCGAAGATCGCGAATACATTGCTGGAGAGCGCGCTGAATGGCGTGCGCCGGATCCCTTATGACCGCGCCATCCACTCGCCTAGGGTTCACCGCTATGACTATATCGGCCCCTATGTCGCGGATCTGGCCAATGTCGTGGATATGGATGCGATCCGTGCATCTGGCGTGACGATCGGCATTGATCCCCTGGGCGGTGCGAGCGTCGGGTATTGGCAGCCGATCATCGAGCGCTATGGCATCGCGGCCACCATCGTGAGCGACGTGGTCGATCCCACATTTCGCTTCATGTCTGCCGATTGGGACGGCAAAATCAGAATGGATTGCTCTTCCTCCTACGCCATGACGCGGTTGATCGGGATGCGGGAGAGTTTCGATATCGCTTTCGCGAACGATACCGATGCAGATCGCCATGGCATCGTGACGAAGTCGCATGGTCTGATGAAGCCCAATCATTACCTCGCCGCCGCGATTTCTTATCTTTTCGGCAGCCGAAGCGACTGGGGCGGCAAGGCTGGCATCGGAAAGACCATGGTCAGCAGCGGAATCATCGACAGGGTTGCGGGCAAGCTCAATCGGCCGCTCGTCGAAGTACCAGTCGGCTTCAAATGGTTCGTCGATGGGTTGACCGACGGATCACTGGGATTCGGTGGCGAGGAGAGTGCCGGCGCTTCCTTCCTGAGGCGGGACGGATCGGTGTGGTCTACCGACAAGGATGGCCTCATTCTTGGGCTCCTGGCGGCAGAAATCATGGCGCAAGCCAAGCGTGATCCGGGCGAGATTTATGACGGTCTGACCGGAGAGCTTGGTACATCGTTCTATGAACGGACAGACGCGCCGGCGACAGCGGAGCAAAGGAAGCGTCTCGCTGCGCTTGCACCCGATCAGTTCACCAGGACGTCTCTTGCGGGGGAGGCAGTCGAGGCAAAGCTGAATACGGCGCCCGGAAATGACGCGCCTCTCGGTGGACTGAAGGTCGTGACGGCTGGCGGCTGGTTCGCGGCGCGGCCGTCAGGCACCGAAGACGTCTACAAAATCTACGCGGAGAGCTTTCGCAGCGACGAACATCTGCGTCAGATCCAGAGGGAAGCAGTGGAGAGCACCGACGAGATGCTTGGGAGCAAAAACCACTAA